One genomic region from Apodemus sylvaticus chromosome 1, mApoSyl1.1, whole genome shotgun sequence encodes:
- the LOC127677826 gene encoding 60S ribosomal protein L31-like: MAPTKRGGKKKKKGHSAINEVVTREYAINIHKCIIHGMNLKKRAPWALKEIQKFAMKEMGIPDVSIDTRLNKAIWAKGRRDVPYNIRVRLSRKYKDEDSPNKLYTLVTYVPATTLKNLQMFNVDED, from the exons ATGGCTCCCACAAAGAGGGgtggcaagaagaagaagaagggccaTTCTGCCATCAATGAGGTGGTGACCCGAGAATACGCCATCAACATTCACAAGTGCATCATCCATGGAATGAACCTCAAGAAGCGTGCCCCTTGGGCACTCAAAGAAATCCAGAAATTTGCCATGAAGGAGATGGGGATTCCAGATGTGAGCATTGACACCAGGCTCAATAAAGCCATCTGGGCCAAGGGACGAAGAGATGTTCCATACAACATCCGAGTACGATTGTCTAGAAAATATAAAGATGAGGATTCACCAAACAAGCTCTACACATTGGTAACTTATGTGCCTGCTACCACACTCAA aaatctacagatgtTCAATGTGGATGAGGACTAA